Proteins encoded within one genomic window of Eurosta solidaginis isolate ZX-2024a chromosome 1, ASM4086904v1, whole genome shotgun sequence:
- the LOC137245750 gene encoding sphingomyelin phosphodiesterase-like — MWGLLFLITVSGLVSIEMHSVTQEFSSDELSVISGSVLLLQIISELAEAHNDKDIFTKELDKWSSANKFIACTTCRAVVDVLARTFRGNDEIFKSIAMDVCDRYQLQTTEVCTGLIDFYIPSMMHIINNSKADSRTFCALVMGFNICNIQDISYNWTLNIDSTGVEVTAPKSELGVKNGKELRILHLTDIHYDPLYAPGSLAECDEPLCCQRGVGSTEIEKAAGYWGDYRNCDASWHMIVAALKHIKTTHPKIDFIYQTGDLVHHMIWGTSEEKNIDMSTKVNILLAEIFQGVPVYSCIGNHETHPVNLFSPVDAPEGLNIHWLYENLFQQWSNWLPADTNSTFIKGGYYTVSPKSGFRVIALNNNDCYTSNWWLFYDGTNKIPQLQWLHDTLLVAERDEEYVHILAHIPTGDRSCWSVWAREFNRLVERFRNTISGIFNGHSHRDEMHLHYSENGYAIGIAWNGGSLTTFSKKNPNYKLYHVENESMQVVDHETWIFNLTEANVNGESQEPNWFKEYEFSTEFTADLSPAGIDKLLDEMADKPDILRKYWRYKMTTSDPMITKGCYRPCLLRTICRLATTISNQKTRCKELRTRLNFALDNENITSGTTALPTTLQPPEETTEGNKNDGAAPLSLDVTTMLIFILFCFEIF; from the exons ATGTGGGGGCTCCTATTTTTAATAACTGTGTCAGGTTTGGTGTCTATAGAGATGCACAGCGTAACACAAGAGTTTTCCTCAGACGAACTCTCAGTCATATCTG GGTCTGTTCTACTGTTACAAATTATATCCGAATTAGCCGAGGCTCATAATGAtaaagatatcttcaccaaagaGCTAGACAAATGGTCTTCAGCTAATAAATTCATCGCTTGCACTACTTGCCGTGCCGTAGTTGATGTCTTAGCACGTACATTTCGGGGAAATgatgaaatttttaaaagtattgcTATGGATGTATGTGACCGATATCAATTGCAGACGACAGAAGTTTGTACAGGTCTGATTGATTTTTATATTCCAAGTATGATGCATATTATAAACAACTCTAAAGCCGACTCCCGTACATTCTGCGCACTCGTAATGGGtttcaatatatgcaatatacagGATATTAGCTACAATTGGACTCTAAACATAGACAGCACAGGTGTTGAGGTAACTGCACCCAAATCCGAATTAGGAGTTAAAAATGGAAAAGAGTTGCGAATATTACATTTGACAGACATTCACTATGATCCTTTATATGCACCAGGTTCATTAGCTGAGTGCGACGAACCCTTGTGCTGTCAGCGTGGCGTGGGTTCCACTGAGATTGAAAAAGCAGCGGGTTATTGGGGTGACTATCGAAATTGCGATGCATCTTGGCATATGATTGTCGCTGCCTTGAAGCACATTAAAACTACGCATcctaaaatcgattttatttatcAAACTGGTGACTTGGTGCATCATATGATATGGGGTACATCCGAGGAAAAGAACATCGATATGTCGACAAAAGTAAATATACTTTTGGCAGAGATCTTCCAAGGAGTGCCAGTATATTCATGTATTGGAAACCATGAGACGCATCCTGTAAACCT TTTTAGTCCAGTTGATGCTCCCGAAGGACTTAACATACATTGgctgtatgaaaatttgtttcaaCAATGGTCCAATTGGTTACCAGCTGATACCAACTCTACCTTCATCAAGGGCGGTTATTATACAGTATCGCCAAAATCTGGATTCCGAGTGATAGCTTTGAATAACAATGATTGCTACACTTCTAACTGGTGGCTTTTTTACGATGGCACAAATAAGATTCCACAATTGCAGTGGTTGCATGACACTCTCTTGGTCGCCGAGAGGGATGAAGAATATGTGCACATTTTAGCGCATATACCCACAGGTGATAGAAGCTGCTGGTCAGTGTGGGCGCGCGAGTTCAATCGATTGGTAGAACGTTTTCGAAATACAATCAGTGGTATTTTCAATGGGCATTCACATAGAGACGAAATGCATTTGCATTATTCGGAAAATGGATATGCGATTGGTATTGCTTGGAATGGCGGATCTTTAACTACATTCTCTAAAAAGAATCCAAACTATAAATTATATCATGTTGAGAATGAAAGCATG CAAGTTGTAGATCACGAAACGTGGATTTTCAATTTGACTGAAGCCAATGTTAATGGTGAAAGTCAAGAACCAAACTGGTTCAAAGAGTATGAATTCTCCACTGAATTTACAGCAGATTTGAGCCCAGCTGGGATCGACAAGTTGTTAGATGAAATGGCTGACAAGCCAGATATTCTCAGAAAG TATTGGCGATATAAAATGACCACATCCGACCCAATGATAACTAAAGGTTGTTATAGACCTTGCTTGCTTCGTACAATCTGTCGTTTGGCCACGACCATCAGCAACCAAAAAACACGATGTAAAGAGCTAAGGACAAGACTAAATTTTGCA tTGGATAATGAGAACATAACTAGTGGAACAACGGCTTTGCCAACGACTTTACAGCCGCCGGAAGAAACTACTGAGGGTAACAAAAATGATGGAGCAGCACCCTTAAGTCTCGACGTAACTACTATGTTAATATTTATTTTGTtctgtttcgaaattttttaa